The following proteins are co-located in the Desulfatitalea tepidiphila genome:
- a CDS encoding GTP-binding protein, translating to MAVINIRKSEVQIKIVYVGPGRGGKTSNLDFIFASIRHRIQSDMVSIKTHGDRTLFFDFLPFELGQIQGYKIKTQLYTVPGQVKYNATRKLVLKGVDGIVFVADSMQVMREKNIMAMENLKENLAFYGIDLYNKFPIVLQYNKRDLADEGIALLDIETMEKDLNSVLKAPCFEASAIKGHNVIPTVKKAISLTIVSLQEHLK from the coding sequence GTGGCAGTTATCAATATTCGCAAAAGCGAAGTCCAGATAAAGATCGTATACGTTGGACCGGGCCGTGGGGGTAAGACCAGTAATCTGGATTTTATCTTTGCAAGTATCCGGCATCGAATTCAGTCTGACATGGTCAGCATCAAGACGCATGGTGATCGAACGCTGTTCTTCGATTTTCTTCCTTTTGAGCTCGGGCAAATCCAGGGATACAAAATCAAGACCCAGCTTTACACCGTGCCGGGACAAGTCAAATACAATGCGACCCGGAAACTGGTCCTCAAGGGAGTCGACGGGATCGTGTTCGTAGCAGATTCCATGCAGGTGATGCGCGAAAAAAATATCATGGCCATGGAAAACCTCAAAGAGAATCTGGCATTTTACGGCATCGATCTATACAACAAATTTCCGATTGTGCTTCAGTACAATAAACGTGATCTCGCCGACGAGGGAATCGCCCTGCTCGATATCGAGACGATGGAAAAGGACTTGAATTCGGTCTTGAAGGCGCCCTGCTTCGAGGCCAGCGCCATTAAAGGCCACAACGTGATCCCCACGGTGAAGAAGGCGATTTCTTTAACGATTGTATCTCTCCAGGAACA
- a CDS encoding PilZ domain-containing protein: protein MTLKIPLALPTDHQFSIMQRILDGTLPIESPEEFEEILKIYTDDPFLYRSYGDLLQRLGRDDEAVSMYEEAAVFFIARGLNLQAIVSKILEWSIQKPTHEEGRAFHALLHETGSNETPLQRFWAGMSYAELVAVMRRMVRVKERSGKTMLRVDQPNNEIFFVVSGFLAEMPSPECVIEARMAGIDYEPKLLGPNDIFGNIFPLDRDSTSDTEIRSVTDVELVKVTRAVLRNAAQKYPNIERRLRALYKPESRGVCDRAWQTVRRAMRYGLPTKVELRCPTMAAGQNEIEETGIAIDLSIGGICVDLGEKAIDTDTPVLKGRLVNMTLDLLNKEAVLNLTGKIVWQRHQPTAQGTSILIGIRFDTLNPVDQEVLIEYCSGSVGEQNLLLSLWDTMVKNE from the coding sequence GTGACGTTGAAAATCCCTCTCGCACTTCCCACAGACCATCAATTCAGCATTATGCAGCGCATTCTCGACGGCACCCTGCCCATCGAGTCTCCTGAAGAGTTCGAAGAGATCCTCAAGATCTACACCGATGACCCGTTTTTATATCGAAGCTATGGGGATCTGCTCCAACGCCTTGGACGTGATGACGAAGCGGTTTCTATGTACGAGGAGGCGGCCGTTTTTTTCATTGCGAGAGGGTTGAACCTCCAGGCAATCGTATCCAAAATACTCGAATGGAGCATCCAAAAGCCCACGCACGAAGAAGGCCGGGCCTTCCATGCCCTGCTGCATGAAACGGGCAGCAACGAAACGCCGCTGCAACGGTTCTGGGCGGGGATGAGCTATGCCGAGTTGGTGGCCGTGATGCGTCGGATGGTCAGGGTAAAGGAGCGATCAGGGAAAACGATGCTGCGGGTCGATCAACCCAACAATGAGATCTTCTTCGTCGTCTCGGGTTTCCTGGCGGAAATGCCCTCGCCGGAATGTGTGATCGAAGCCCGCATGGCGGGTATCGATTACGAGCCGAAGCTGTTGGGTCCCAACGATATTTTCGGTAACATCTTCCCGCTGGATCGCGACAGCACGTCGGATACCGAAATCCGATCCGTTACGGACGTCGAACTGGTCAAGGTCACCAGGGCCGTGCTTCGCAACGCCGCCCAAAAGTATCCGAACATCGAAAGGCGGCTTCGGGCCTTGTACAAGCCCGAGTCCCGGGGAGTTTGCGACCGGGCATGGCAGACCGTTCGGCGGGCGATGCGCTACGGACTTCCCACCAAGGTGGAACTGCGCTGCCCGACCATGGCCGCCGGCCAAAACGAGATCGAAGAAACCGGAATCGCCATAGATCTTTCTATAGGGGGCATCTGTGTCGACCTGGGGGAAAAAGCAATCGACACAGATACGCCTGTGTTGAAAGGCCGGCTGGTGAACATGACATTGGATTTGCTCAACAAGGAAGCCGTCCTGAATCTGACCGGCAAAATTGTCTGGCAAAGGCACCAACCGACTGCCCAGGGCACATCGATACTCATCGGTATACGGTTCGACACCCTTAATCCCGTGGACCAGGAGGTGCTGATCGAATACTGCTCGGGCAGTGTCGGCGAGCAGAACCTGCTGCTCAGTCTATGGGACACGATGGTCAAAAACGAATAA
- a CDS encoding P-loop NTPase: MTTHTQQKSRRKPTIWAIGGGKGGVGKSVVSILLAMGIANQQMKTVLVDTDLGGANLHTMLGIKTPVRTLNDFVTRKYNTIEDICIPTQVPHLSLVCGASEILSLANPQYAQKTKIMQSIASLPVDHVILDLGAGNSYNVLDFFLIADYPIVVLTPQPISIQNAYAFIRNTVYRKLSRETSQQTSLQHIIRSAMDPKNESHMRTFRDLYQTVRKSHGVKIANHLAGAIGTIKPMLITNMAKDERDDNAARIIKLVAEKYLTVQSTELGTIEYDLLIDKMISQMTPFSELSQGSIALSSVERILSELRIVSH; encoded by the coding sequence GTGACGACTCACACACAGCAGAAATCGAGGCGAAAGCCGACCATTTGGGCCATCGGCGGCGGCAAAGGCGGTGTCGGCAAAAGCGTGGTCAGCATTTTACTGGCAATGGGGATCGCCAATCAGCAGATGAAAACCGTGCTGGTGGACACCGACCTGGGCGGGGCGAATCTGCATACCATGCTGGGGATCAAAACACCGGTACGGACGTTGAACGATTTCGTAACGCGCAAATACAATACCATCGAAGATATTTGCATCCCAACCCAGGTGCCTCATCTCTCCCTGGTGTGCGGCGCCAGCGAAATTCTCTCCCTGGCCAATCCCCAATACGCCCAAAAGACCAAAATCATGCAGAGTATCGCCAGCCTGCCGGTCGACCACGTCATTCTCGACCTGGGCGCCGGCAACTCGTACAATGTTTTGGACTTTTTTCTGATTGCCGACTATCCCATCGTCGTGCTGACCCCCCAACCCATCTCGATACAGAATGCGTATGCCTTTATCCGCAACACCGTGTATCGCAAGCTCAGCCGGGAAACCAGCCAGCAAACGTCACTGCAACATATCATCAGAAGCGCCATGGATCCCAAAAACGAAAGCCACATGAGGACATTCCGGGATCTGTACCAAACGGTTCGCAAATCTCACGGCGTCAAGATCGCGAATCACCTGGCCGGGGCCATCGGCACCATCAAACCGATGTTGATCACCAATATGGCAAAGGATGAACGGGACGACAACGCCGCCAGGATCATCAAATTGGTTGCGGAAAAGTATCTGACCGTTCAATCCACAGAGCTGGGCACGATTGAATACGACCTGCTCATCGACAAGATGATCTCCCAGATGACGCCGTTTTCCGAATTGTCACAAGGCAGCATCGCGCTTTCCAGTGTCGAACGAATTCTGTCTGAATTGAGGATTGTTTCTCATTAG
- a CDS encoding roadblock/LC7 domain-containing protein, with amino-acid sequence MSYILDQEQLDGIEEVLQKDLMDLGLKCVILIDMAGNIIANLDNGQVGHDVYSLAALAAGNFGAVCAMAAIIGEDDFSLLFHKGKSENIHFSKVMDDFLLVTIFGNDVSLGYLRLKVDESIGKISKIFESTKKI; translated from the coding sequence TTGTCCTATATACTCGATCAAGAACAGCTGGATGGTATCGAAGAGGTCTTGCAGAAGGACTTGATGGACCTTGGTCTAAAGTGCGTCATTCTTATTGACATGGCCGGCAACATCATTGCCAACCTGGACAATGGTCAGGTGGGTCATGACGTTTATTCCCTGGCGGCTCTGGCCGCTGGCAACTTCGGCGCGGTTTGCGCCATGGCTGCCATTATCGGCGAAGATGACTTTTCACTTCTTTTCCACAAGGGGAAAAGCGAGAACATCCATTTCAGCAAGGTGATGGATGATTTCCTTTTGGTGACCATTTTTGGAAACGACGTCTCGTTGGGTTATCTGCGTTTAAAGGTCGATGAGTCCATCGGCAAAATCAGCAAGATATTCGAATCGACCAAAAAGATCTGA
- a CDS encoding PilZ domain-containing protein translates to MADSADQVEKHTLFLRLAVSIYKMKDDELKLLLETLDPDGGNTPGSSGGHPVRSQSVTDDPMQRQMMLARIFVLLKQSDTGTLLKRLRALKDPAFNWVRAYPRMACYLLVDFASQGRAYRSYIRDISASGVFIETAEKFQEGQVVSLCFTLSNANEPLPFKVKGHVSQIYPDGIGIQYDQTTYYQREILDTLIKKI, encoded by the coding sequence ATGGCAGATTCAGCTGACCAGGTCGAAAAACACACGCTCTTTTTGCGGTTGGCCGTATCCATCTATAAAATGAAAGATGACGAGCTCAAACTACTGCTCGAAACGCTGGACCCGGACGGCGGCAACACTCCGGGCTCATCCGGCGGCCATCCTGTGAGATCGCAATCGGTAACCGACGATCCGATGCAAAGGCAAATGATGCTGGCCAGGATCTTCGTTCTGCTCAAGCAATCCGATACAGGAACGCTGTTAAAACGACTAAGGGCATTGAAAGATCCCGCTTTCAATTGGGTGCGGGCATATCCGCGCATGGCCTGTTACCTGCTGGTCGATTTTGCCTCCCAGGGAAGAGCCTATCGAAGCTATATTCGAGACATCAGTGCCAGCGGGGTCTTCATCGAAACCGCAGAAAAGTTCCAGGAAGGGCAGGTTGTCTCTTTGTGTTTCACCCTCTCAAATGCCAATGAACCCTTGCCATTCAAGGTGAAGGGGCATGTCTCCCAGATCTATCCCGATGGTATCGGGATCCAGTACGATCAGACGACTTACTATCAGCGTGAGATATTGGACACCCTGATCAAAAAAATCTAA